A genomic stretch from Sphaerodactylus townsendi isolate TG3544 linkage group LG15, MPM_Stown_v2.3, whole genome shotgun sequence includes:
- the BCAT2 gene encoding branched-chain-amino-acid aminotransferase, mitochondrial, translating to MAATRGVPRAIWRFQVWKGNSSGAVVSFLGPQRFLSTSFKASDLQTELTSRPKPKPDSGSLVFGKNFTDHMLTVEWSQENGWREPQVRPFQNLVMHPASSALHYSVQLFEGMKAFRGPDKQIRLFRPMLNMERMLRTALRTCLPPFDKSELLECIRQLIRVDQDWVPHSDSASLYIRPTFIGTEPSLGVAKPSHALLFVILGPVGPYFATGSFNPVSLLADPRYIRAWMGGVGDYKIGGNYGPTIYVQNEASKQDCQQVLWLYGDDHQLTEVGTMNIFMFWKNQQGDMELVTPPLNGIILPGVTRQSLLDLARKWGEFRVSEKVITMAELIRGLEENRVKEVFGSGTACVVCPVNRIFYQNKYYHIPTMENGPDLSKRFLKELTDIQYGRVASDWAQPI from the exons GCCTCTGATCTCCAGACGGAACTGACCAGCCGTCCGAAACCCAAGCCAGACTCCGGGAGCTTGGTCTTTGGCAAAAACTTCACCGATCACATGCTCACCGTGGAATGGTCGCAGGAAAACGGCTGGAGGGAACCTCAAGTCAGGCCCTTCCAAAACCTCGTTATGCACCCGGCCTCCTCCGCCTTGCACTACTCTGTGCAG CTCTTTGAGGGGATGAAGGCTTTCCGGGGCCCAGATAAGCAGATCCGTCTTTTCCGTCCCATGCTGAACATGGAGCGCATGTTGCGTACCGCTCTCCGCACCTGCTTGCCC CCGTTCGACAAGTCCGAACTACTCGAATGCATCCGGCAGCTCATCCGGGTGGACCAAGACTGGGTCCCCCACTCAGACTCCGCCAGCCTCTACATCCGCCCCACCTTCATCGGCACCGAG CCCTCCTTGGGGGTGGCCAAGCCGTCCCACGCTCTGCTGTTCGTGATCCTGGGGCCCGTGGGCCCATATTTCGCCACGGGCAGCTTCAACCCCGTCTCTCTCCTGGCAGATCCCCGCTATATCCGGGCCTGGATGGGCGGGGTCGGTGACTACAAGATTGGCGG CAATTATGGTCCCACCATTTACGTGCAGAATGAGGCCAGCAAACAGGACTGCCAGCAGGTCCTGTGGCTCTACGGGGACGACCACCAGCTGACGGAAGTCGGGACGATGAACATCTTCATGTTCTGGAAGAACCAGCAGGGAG ATATGGAGCTAGTCACCCCTCCTCTGAATGGGATCATCTTGCCCGGCGTGACTCGACAGAGCCTTCTAGATCTTGCACGCAAATGGG GGGAATTCAGAGTTTCGGAGAAGGTCATCACAATGGCTGAACTCATCAGAGGCCTGGAGGAGAACAGGGTCAAGGAGGTGTTTGGCTCCGGCACGGCCTGCGTCGTCTGTCCCGTGAACCGAATCTTCTACCAGAACAAA tATTACCACATCCCCACCATGGAAAACGGACCGGACCTCTCGAAACGGTTTCTGAAGGAACTGACAGATATTCAG tACGGCCGCGTTGCCAGTGACTGGGCCCAGCCCATCTGA
- the LOC125445088 gene encoding fibroblast growth factor 21-like, with the protein MLGISASLSNKWTPLFLSIIFWAAVTPLASAFPLSNSNPLYQFDGQVRLRHLYTADEQTHLFLQILLDGKVSGSRHQNHFSLLEIKAVKSGIVRMQGVKTSLFLCMTSNGHLYGSEHYSEEACNFREKVLHDGYNLYYSEHYNIPVSLSSTGALSRNRQLPPFSQFLPLVNRVPLDPVFVDYDFYEQELDVESSDPLSMMGQAPGFMSPSYVF; encoded by the exons ATGCTGGGTATTTCGGCTTCTCTCTCCAACAAGTGGACCCCGCTCTTCCTGAGCATCATTTTCTGGGCTGCCGTGACCCCCCTGGCCTCAGCCTTCCCCCTGTCCAATTCCAACCCCCTTTATCAGTTTGACGGACAGGTCCGCCTTCGCCACCTCTACACAGCGGATGAGCAAACGCACCTCTTTCTGCAGATCTTGCTGGACGGGAAAGTGAGTGGCTCCAGACACCAGAACCATTTCA gtttGCTGGAGATCAAAGCTGTTAAATCAGGGATCGTTCGCATGCAGGGTGTGAAAACCTCTCTGTTCCTTTGCATGACATCCAATGGACATCTGTATGGTTCG GAGCACTACTCAGAGGAGGCGTGCAACTTCCGCGAGAAGGTACTTCACGACGGCTACAATCTCTACTACTCTGAACACTACAACATCCCCGTCAGCCTCAGCTCCACGGGGGCCTTGTCGCGGAACCGCCAGTTACCCCCATTCTCCCAGTTCCTGCCTTTGGTCAACCGGGTCCCCCTTGACCCTGTTTTTGTCGACTACGACTTCTACGAACAAGAGCTCGACGTCGAGTCGTCCGATCCCTTGAGCATGATGGGCCAGGCTCCCGGCTTCATGAGCCCCAGTTACGTCTTCTGA